A section of the Acidobacteriota bacterium genome encodes:
- a CDS encoding caspase family protein: MSATRAVRPLVVAALALVVLAVPAVALAHGRVALVVGSSTYPHIGRLPNPDNDARNISAALRQLGFEVTTELDFGRVQLTAASRASTRRSPKADVSLVFYAGHDIDMDGVKYLVPVDAHLKRDVDVRFETLTVGHLLVSISGASLRLLILDACRNNPHARSMQRTAATRAVSGGSFADLDENPLGDETLVGYAVAAGTTAGHVRGRRFSRSRLMFRRVGAQVLASTNGMQRPYECHSLVKGRTSQ; encoded by the coding sequence ATGAGTGCAACGCGAGCTGTGAGGCCGCTCGTTGTCGCCGCCTTAGCGCTGGTGGTCCTCGCGGTGCCGGCGGTTGCGCTGGCTCATGGCCGCGTGGCGCTGGTGGTGGGCAGCAGCACCTACCCCCACATCGGGCGACTGCCGAACCCGGACAACGACGCACGAAATATCTCGGCAGCGTTGCGGCAGCTCGGGTTCGAGGTGACCACCGAACTCGACTTCGGTCGAGTGCAGCTGACCGCGGCGTCGCGCGCGTCCACGCGGAGGAGCCCCAAGGCGGACGTCTCGCTGGTCTTCTACGCCGGCCACGACATCGATATGGACGGCGTCAAGTACCTTGTCCCGGTCGACGCACACCTGAAGCGCGACGTGGACGTGCGCTTCGAGACGCTGACCGTCGGCCACCTGCTGGTGTCGATATCGGGCGCGTCGTTGCGGCTCCTGATCCTGGATGCGTGCCGGAACAACCCGCACGCACGGTCGATGCAGCGTACGGCGGCGACCCGTGCGGTCAGCGGCGGCAGCTTCGCCGACCTGGACGAGAACCCGCTGGGCGACGAGACCCTGGTCGGGTACGCCGTGGCGGCCGGGACAACGGCGGGGCACGTACGCGGGAGACGTTTCTCGAGGTCCAGGCTGATGTTCCGTCGGGTGGGGGCGCAGGTGCTGGCTTCGACGAACGGCATGCAGCGACCGTACGAGTGCCACTCGCTCGTGAAAGGCAGGACGAGCCAATGA
- a CDS encoding group II intron reverse transcriptase/maturase — translation MRTGERLSASERVQRLQTALHAKAKEAPGFRFYSLSDKVWRDDVLVVAWQAVRRNGGAAGVDGETVADIESFGVDRWLGALARDLKAGTYRPRAVRQVLIPKKKRGQFRPLGIPCLRDRVAQTAAMHVLSPIFEADLQPEQYAYRPGRDANDAVRRVHRLLTTGHLEVVDGDLSDYFGQIPHSDLLRSIARRVSDGRMLGWVRSWLEMAVEMAVEEDDGRGGRRLTNRARRERKGTPQGSPISPLFSNVYMRRFILGWKVLGYARRFQAEIVNYADDFAVLGRAPAAEMLSAVETVMQRLKLPMNAEKTRCCRLPEKSMTFLGYRIGRNYRRDTGAAYIGTRPSRESVRSICRRVSELTTTRDLLLPSGVVVARLNRLLTGWANYFILGQVSPAYAMIDWHTTRRLRQWLCRKHKVRTGKEVRFPAMRLWSEYGLTRLEPRTASFPWAKA, via the coding sequence ATGAGGACTGGCGAACGCCTATCAGCCTCAGAGAGAGTTCAGCGACTCCAGACGGCGCTACATGCGAAAGCGAAGGAAGCTCCGGGCTTCCGGTTCTACTCGCTGAGCGACAAGGTGTGGCGCGACGACGTGCTCGTGGTCGCCTGGCAGGCCGTTCGTCGCAACGGCGGCGCGGCCGGGGTGGACGGCGAGACGGTTGCGGACATCGAATCGTTCGGGGTGGACCGGTGGCTGGGAGCACTGGCGCGGGACCTGAAGGCGGGGACCTACCGGCCGCGAGCGGTGCGGCAGGTCCTCATCCCGAAGAAGAAACGCGGGCAGTTCAGGCCGTTAGGTATTCCTTGTCTCCGAGACCGGGTGGCGCAGACGGCGGCGATGCACGTGTTGTCGCCCATCTTCGAAGCCGACCTGCAACCGGAGCAGTATGCGTACCGGCCGGGCCGAGACGCGAATGACGCGGTCAGGCGCGTGCATCGGCTGCTGACGACGGGCCATCTGGAGGTGGTAGACGGCGACCTGTCGGACTACTTCGGTCAAATCCCGCACTCGGACCTGCTCCGGTCCATCGCGCGGCGCGTGAGCGACGGGCGGATGTTGGGCTGGGTCAGGTCGTGGCTGGAGATGGCGGTGGAGATGGCGGTGGAGGAGGACGATGGGCGCGGCGGTCGCCGCCTGACGAACCGGGCACGTCGCGAGCGGAAGGGCACCCCGCAGGGGTCACCGATTTCGCCGCTGTTCAGCAACGTCTATATGCGTCGCTTCATTCTGGGCTGGAAGGTGCTGGGCTACGCCCGGCGCTTCCAGGCGGAAATCGTCAACTATGCAGACGATTTCGCGGTGCTCGGCCGCGCGCCGGCAGCGGAGATGCTGTCGGCGGTCGAGACCGTGATGCAGCGTCTGAAGCTGCCGATGAACGCCGAGAAGACCCGCTGCTGCCGGCTGCCGGAGAAATCGATGACGTTCCTCGGCTACCGGATTGGACGCAACTACCGGCGGGACACCGGTGCCGCCTACATCGGCACCCGTCCGAGTCGGGAGAGCGTCCGGAGCATCTGCCGTCGAGTGAGCGAGTTAACGACGACGCGAGACCTGCTGCTGCCCTCGGGAGTCGTGGTAGCGCGCCTCAACCGGTTACTGACCGGCTGGGCGAACTACTTCATCCTGGGGCAGGTCAGCCCGGCCTACGCGATGATTGACTGGCACACCACCCGGCGGCTGCGCCAGTGGCTCTGTCGTAAACACAAGGTGCGGACCGGGAAGGAAGTGCGCTTCCCGGCCATGCGGCTGTGGTCCGAGTACGGACTCACGCGCCTTGAACCGCGCACGGCGAGCTTTCCGTGGGCGAAGGCATGA